One Azospirillum brasilense DNA segment encodes these proteins:
- a CDS encoding aspartate aminotransferase family protein — protein MTMINAYAPDSAGTLPERERALIARRKKLLGPAYRLFYADPIHVVRGEGSSLYDAEGNRYLDAYNNVASVGHSRPEVVEAMARQAAVLNTHTRYLTDGILDFAEAFLAEFPAELSHLMLTCTGSEANDLALRVARVHTGGTGVVIAHNAYHGVTSALAEMSPSLGAAVKLGDHVRVVPAPDGYRMPEAEVGAAFARSVEAAIADLREKGIAPAALLVDTIFSSSGVFTDPAGFLAPAVEVMRKAGGLFIADEVQPGFGRLGTHMWGFARHGLVPDIVTVGKPMGNGHPVAGAVFRPEVIEAFGKSQRYFNTFGGNPVSCAVALAVLRVIKADRLQENALTVGTEMIDGLRALAAKHELIGDVRGSGLFIGVEMVRDRKLKTPASEETARVVNGMRQRRVLISATGQEGHILKIRPPLVFSSEDAKLFLATLDEVLAAL, from the coding sequence ATGACCATGATCAACGCCTACGCGCCCGACTCCGCCGGAACCCTGCCGGAGCGCGAGCGCGCCCTGATCGCCCGTCGCAAGAAGCTGCTCGGCCCGGCCTACCGCCTGTTCTACGCAGACCCGATCCATGTCGTGCGCGGGGAGGGCTCGTCCCTCTATGACGCCGAAGGCAACCGCTATCTGGACGCCTACAACAACGTCGCCTCGGTCGGGCATTCGCGGCCGGAGGTGGTGGAGGCGATGGCCAGGCAGGCGGCCGTGCTGAACACCCACACGCGCTACCTGACCGACGGCATCCTCGACTTCGCCGAAGCCTTCCTGGCGGAGTTCCCGGCGGAACTGTCGCACCTGATGCTGACCTGCACCGGCAGCGAGGCCAACGATCTGGCCCTGCGCGTCGCCCGCGTCCACACCGGCGGCACCGGCGTCGTCATCGCGCACAACGCCTACCATGGCGTGACCTCGGCGCTGGCCGAGATGTCGCCCTCGCTGGGTGCCGCGGTGAAGCTGGGCGATCATGTCCGCGTGGTGCCGGCGCCCGACGGCTACCGTATGCCGGAGGCCGAGGTCGGGGCCGCCTTCGCGCGCTCCGTCGAGGCGGCCATCGCCGACCTGCGGGAGAAGGGGATCGCCCCGGCGGCGCTGCTGGTCGACACCATCTTCTCCAGCAGCGGCGTCTTCACCGACCCGGCCGGCTTCCTCGCCCCGGCGGTCGAGGTGATGCGCAAGGCCGGCGGCCTCTTCATCGCCGACGAGGTGCAGCCCGGCTTCGGGCGGCTCGGCACGCACATGTGGGGCTTCGCGCGCCACGGGCTGGTGCCCGACATCGTGACGGTCGGCAAGCCGATGGGCAACGGCCATCCGGTGGCCGGCGCGGTGTTCCGGCCGGAGGTGATCGAGGCGTTCGGCAAGAGCCAGCGCTATTTCAACACCTTCGGCGGCAACCCGGTGTCCTGCGCGGTGGCGCTGGCGGTGCTGCGCGTGATCAAGGCGGACCGCCTGCAGGAGAACGCCCTGACCGTCGGCACGGAGATGATCGACGGCCTGCGCGCGCTTGCCGCCAAGCATGAGCTGATCGGCGACGTGCGCGGCAGCGGTCTGTTCATCGGCGTCGAGATGGTGCGCGACCGCAAGCTGAAGACCCCGGCGTCGGAGGAGACGGCCCGCGTGGTGAACGGGATGCGCCAGCGCCGGGTGCTGATCAGCGCGACCGGGCAGGAGGGACACATCCTGAAGATCCGCCCGCCGCTGGTCTTCTCGTCCGAGGACGCGAAGCTGTTCCTCGCCACGCTCGACGAGGTGCTGGCGGCGCTGTAA